From one Dermacentor andersoni chromosome 1, qqDerAnde1_hic_scaffold, whole genome shotgun sequence genomic stretch:
- the LOC140215159 gene encoding uncharacterized protein, which yields MPKNQNTLACYLDKKTRTTQDVHFSAPSQLPKVTQTQATSGTRLYHCSAAEIAFTSGFATAVSQHVGDNAYEIIGPDHESPQGANNISVAEVSPIPLGSYHDR from the exons atgccaaaaaatcaaaatacattggcatgttatttggacaagaaaacta ggacaacccaggacgtgcatttctcagcacccagtcaactgccaaaagtgactcaaacacaggccacca gtggaactcggctgtaccactgcagtgctgcggaaattgccttcaccagcggctttgcaacagctgtttcgcagcatgtcg gagacaatgcctacgaaattattggccctgatcatgagagccctcaaggggcaaacaacatctctgttgcagaagtgagcccgataccacttggaagttaccatgacagatga